The Maniola jurtina chromosome 21, ilManJurt1.1, whole genome shotgun sequence genome contains the following window.
AACCTGCTTGCGATAATGAGATTGAATAGCTGCTTATGTGagacttatttattatctttattacCTAATTCTTGAAACTGGTCGAACCTAGATACAATATAacaattaaataggtaggtacttaagtagatTTATTAGTCACAATTTACTTATGTACTAACTTTACTACAACAGTAGGTAACTAATTTTACGTAGTAAAACATCTTTTTTTTGAAGACTTATATTCGTcacttaaataattatttaattatttaagagAACAGGTTTAACAAGTAAATTAAGTTATCATgtagtatatataaataataaagcgatcactaacttattttaattgtttttaacttaccttcaatttttttaaatcgctgCTCGGAGAAATCCAGTCAAATATTttgataagtataataatatgtgtcaCAAATGTACATTAtgtaaacaataaataacacttttctcTCAGTAATTTGATTCACACTGTTTTTGTTCAAATTCTAAAACACTCGCGCGGGAATCACTTTTTGCATTGTATGGGCACGAACACTACCGGTGCGCATAACATAACGCACAACTCCACTCCCGCGTTTACGTTCCTCGAATACAAAACAATGTGTGCCGCTGGCCGGCATGAATTGAGTCATCGTGTGATTAATGTATGTTTCTAGTGCTGACCTCTGTTGCAAAGAATTTATTTGCGTTAGTATTTAAGCGACATCTATTGAgtgtttttaaacaattaacaAACAATTATGATTTGCTAATCGCCGTAAGATGGCGCTTTTGTAAACCTTTTGTCTGCTACAGACACAAGATggagttatttttattaaataacacagacgtagcataataagttaaataatataaaaaccttACGGctttttgtaattaaatttattaaaaaatattaaaatttaatttagtttgctGCAAGCGTGTGGCGGCACCATAATATTCAAAAATGAAAtcataaacaataattttattcattcagtCATTCGTTCATTTGTCTTGCTTGATTGTTAGTCTATGGTAGAATTCACTCTTTTTCTGTCAAAATGGCTGCCGTGCAAGAGGTGCGTGCTCGATTTTATTGTGATAATTTGTGGTTATACCAAAAGAAATTGAAAcagttttctttaaataatttgaatttggtgCTTTCAGGCGAGACGTGAACCGATTCAGGCCGTCCAGGTCTTCGGACGTAAGGTGAGTTTCCAAAAGTCTTCTCCACGTGTTTGGTTAGAAATTCTGCATGTTATTTtccatacttaattattttaaatacgaaATTCCATTACCATTCGTCATATTTCTCGTGTAAATACAAGTTAAATTACTCGTGATATACCCACTCCGATCATATAAAAAGTCTTTGTATTTATTGGTTAGGTTAACATTTTGTGTCGCTCTTTTCTGCCATGGCCGTAGTAACTTAAACAGTAAACTGGTTAATGGTCTAAAATAAGAAGTTTATGTTTCTTGATGAGAAGAGATTTTGCATATGAACATATTATGCATAGTCATAACTGTTTAAAACTTCTTTAATGATGTACTTATTGGTTGTAATGACCAAAACTTAAGTCTGGTTATTTGTAGCATAAAATGCAGACACCACTTATTAGAATTAATGACTTTTGTGACGGCGATAACCTCCACTAGGTAATAAGATATCTGCCTccatatcacttgcttaagtggtgaagtaaaatattgtgaggaaatctgcctGCCTGAGTTATCCAgtgttatcaaaggtgtgtgacaTCTGCCATTCTACACTTGCCCAGTGTGGCAGActggctaaacccttctcattctgagaggagacccatgcttatTAGCGAGCTGCCGATAGgtcgatgatgatgaatgaaaatgtttttgttgTTTCAGAAAACAGCGACTGCAGTGGCTTACTGCAAGCGTGGCCATGGGGTCCTCCGAGTGAACGGCCGCCCTCTCGACTTGGTGGAGCCCCGTCTGCTCCAGTACAAATTGCAGGAACCCATCCTATTGCTCGGCAAGGTGAATTTATTGTTACTTATAATTCTGAATAACTTTGTTTTGATACTAAACTAATTGTAACAAAAAATTTCttgtttgtatattatttttatgatgaaCATTCTTGATAAATCTTGCTAAAAGTAGTGGACATGCCTAATTCTAATTTACAGAATCTCTTAAAACCAAATTGACatgtctaaatctagtgctatccttctCCATGGGGAGCATTttaaaagggatagcaatacatgtTAGCTACATTATGGCAAATTTTGTTGGCTATCTAAATTAATGGGGCTAAATttaatgctatcctttttaAATTAAGCTTTgaattaaaatgtttatattcttttgcaatttttaaatgtatgcATTCTGTATGTATGTAACATATGTTGTTATTGATTTTGGCCTGTATTTTACTAACATAAGTAATTAACACATTCAACACTCACCCTGCCCGCCACTACTAGATTTATTTTACCTATAAATTTGAtcaatttttctaaaataattccataaattctgataacttaaaattattaaattatgccAGAATAAGTATTTTGAATAagacattttaatataaatagatgatgcctgcatgtgtgttgttttttaaaatcctgtcgGAACTTTGCCAGGATATAAATATCATTGTATAACCTAGGTCCGTccctggatgcaagctatttctgtacctaatttcattaaaattggttaaacaggtGGGCCATGAAATGCTAGCAGactgacaggcagacacactttctgagttataatattaatatggatgtaGTGTAATCCACACTATCTCCCCCTCCCTCTACCTCCTTTCCTCCCTTTCCCTCATTCCCCCCTCTCAGAGTGTCATATTGCTCATTTCTGACGGTTGTGATTTGTGACCATTTCCATTCATCACAATCAAAGACTTTCTTGAGAACATTAATTAGGTAATAGTGTAATAACTAAACTGCATGTTgactacacatttttaatttgctCAGTTGTTTTGTATCTTCATATTAGATAAGAAGCATGTTGTGTGTATGTGCCACCATCATTAATTTTGCACTAAAACACTCGTACTTGTGATTTCTTTTGCACTGTAGTTTCAGTGTGTAAtgtaatttagtaggtacatctTTGTAGAGTACAGCTTAAAACTtagttattgaaaaaaaatagtaggATTTCCAGAATATCTTCATGCCTAAGTTGTATTGTATTTAAGCATAAAAAACCAacggtagatgcatttgatgattcaaaagtattagtaaaagtttatttgaattaaaaaaatctataatttttatGCCTATTGATTGCAATAAGAAAAAGATAATGAATTTTTACACAAATGTTATATTGCATAATTGATTTTGATAGTGATGAGTAACTCTTATTCCGAACCTGAGCATCTTAAAGATGTGAAGCAAACATCTATTCTGACTTGATGAAATATTATTTGACATCAACTCAACAAAAACTCTATTTTTAAGCAaacttttctatattttcagGAAAAGTTCTCCGGTGTTGACATCAGAGTGACTGTCAAAGGAGGTGGCCACGTAGCACAAGTCTATGCTATCAGACAAGCCATCTCCAAGGCACTGATTGCCTATTATCAAAAATGTAAGTTTCTCGCTATATTTTAACCCATAATTTTATGTAGTGTTGTAGTTTGTAGAAGACCCAAAAAAGAGTTGTGCAGCTCAAGGaagtttgttatttttatttaactttgtaTTGAGCTTTTAAGTAACTTTGATTTGAGCCAACCaattgattaatattataaaggcgaaagtttgtgtgtatgtgcatatgtgtgtgtgtgtatgtttgttacttcttcacgcaaaaaccactggacagatttggctgaaattcagaatggagatagataatatcctggattagctcatatgctactttttcccacgggatttcgaaaaacctaaatccacgcggacgaagtcgcaggcgtaaGCTAGTCTATAATATCAATGTAAAAAcaagaaatcttttttttacgaCTGGTTTAACAATCCTTGAGCAAGTGGGCCTTAGTTCTTAAGGCGCTGTGATTACTGAAGTATCCTTCTCTTTCACACATTCTTACATTTTCaatgaaacagacagacaacaaagtgaccctataagtataagggttctgtttttccttttgagttatgtaaccctaaaaatcactttttaacaAACTTGCCTAAAATCAACATAATTCTAGTTTAGGACTTGGCCGAGCCAAATTAAAATTGTGTACTGATTCTTTTACAATCATTCAAAATGTTAGAATGTATGAGAGAGAAAGAAACTTAGGTAACCAAAGCATCTTAAATGTTCAGTACTAGAATCTCTtgatgtaaaaaatattaaaactaaccATAGCTTCAGTTAAATTATATCTGAATCAATATTTTAgaaacttagtacttacttaaatagaaataacaaaaaacccCTTCTTTCCAAAGCTGGCTTGCACCATGTGAGTCAGTCATTTCAGGGAAGGCAGATCATAATGTGACATTTACCAAACGGCATGTGTTTTTGATACCTTGCTTGTTTGAAGTGGACACTACAAAACGTTTACAattagaatattaatttttaggctcctgttactaagcctctgctgtccatccatcaaattcaaattatttttattcaattagatttttacaagttcttttgaatcgtcaaaagcatcgactactggttcggaatgcctttcctaccgagaagaaccagcaagaaactcggcggaaaCATCCATCGTCTGTcggtagagagttgaatttttttcagtgtgtatttctattgctactataacaacaaaataataagaaCCAAGTTGACGTATTTCAAAATGGCAACCatgctttaaaaaataaaaaaagtacattgtacggaacccttcgtgtgcgagttcgactcgctctttgaccggttttattataattatgatacTATTTTCCTACCATAATATGAGCATTAGCATAATATAGTTTCAAACCCATATGAGCAATGGCCAACATTTGAACGTATAAACTTCAAGTAACCAACATGTTCTGTTTTCGCAGATGTAGATGAAGCGTCGAAGAAGGAAATCAAAGACATCCTCGTCCAATACGACAGGAGTTTGATGGTGGCGGACCCCAGGCGCTGCGAGCCCAAGAAGTTTGGCGGACCGGGCGCCCGGGCCAGATACCAGAAGTCTTATCGTTAATACTGCAGGGGGGTGCGCGCTTTGCTATTGCACTGGTTCTATACAGCGGGTGCAATATCATTGggtggttttaaaaataaaaaattaaaaaaaaaaaatcggttttttattttattttgataactaGAGGCCGTTCAAGTATTACGTAAGCAGATTTTTTGCCACCCCTCCCCCTCGTAAGCAAAGCTCTTCAGCccgcattagttttttttatcgcAAGTTACCGCAATGAATTCATTTACACAACCTATGACATGCATAGCGCTACAAGAAGTACCGGTGGTAGTGACTAGATGGCGCTGGACGCgtagttaattaaaatatattgcgCTGCGAAGATTCGTCAGAATGATTGCCGCCGTGTTGCAGCTTGCTGTTCGCTTCTAGATCTCTTGGCGAAAATTAAAGTGTAGTATCTGTTCTTTTCAGCTTGTTATCTGAAAGTTCCCATACTCTGGGACCAGTATATTAAactgatttttgtaactctacGGGGTGTTCGGGGCTCGCTCCACTCCCGTCACGGGTCGGCCGCGGCCCGGCATTGCAGTGCCGCCGGGATCGGCCCACATAATGATCTATGAAGGCGGCTGTTATTCGAGACAGTGTTGCCAGTGTCGAAAGTGTTTTCTCGTACCATGGCTGTCAAATATCTTGTACTTTCGGAACATAATCTCGTACAACTTTATTAATGAAGattatagttaaaaatttaaaaatctcctAATAGGTATCTACATTTTACACGTCCCGCAAATTGCTAATGCGCGTGGCCGCCGTTTGAGTGACGTCAGCACTAGACTGAAGTTTCGAGCTgatggtatatttttatttcggcTGACATAAAAATGACGTCATTTCGATGTTAATGAGACATGGTTCCAGCGCAATAGCAATTTGTGGGACCctactatagtgcgtttcaacggatagtacctatggcgttatgttggcttccctgtctgtccaagtcattggcaccatatttgcataagaagacgcagattttgtttattttcatttgattttcctgaatgaatgaaatgaaaataaacaaaatctgcgtcttttcatgccaatatggtgccaatgaccacccaacagacaggggagccaacataacgccataggtactatccgatgaaacgcactatagctttcgatttttttttcatttttaaaaagaatattagccatgttaaatgactaatattcccctttcctctccaactaagcgtcagacTTGTGCTAgcagtaggtacgacaatagtgcaacgggcggggtttgaaccgccgacctttcggttttcagtccactcctttaccggttgagctattgaggctcaaagagtaggtatattcattccTTGAAGGCGGGGCTTTCAAATGAAACGAATAGTACAGTAATTAGTTAATTCGCCATCTAATTAAAAGACATTTTAATACTATTGAGTATTGACTATAATAGGTTACTATACTAGGTTGATGTAATTAATCTAGTGATGGGCTTAGtcgatcttttattttattattttcattttggcTAGAAAACATGACGCAAGCAGTCATCATTGTTAAAAACTCGTACAAAAGTGTACGAGATTTTATTTTTCTCGTATCTCGTACAGGGACTGCTAAATCTCGTAATCGTACGAGATTTCTCGTACATCTGGCAACACTGATTGGAGACTGCGCGCTCAGCGTACAGTCAGTCTTAATTAACTCGCCAATTTTTTATGCTCTATCTACTATCATACCATAACTACCACAGATTT
Protein-coding sequences here:
- the LOC123876426 gene encoding 40S ribosomal protein S16 — translated: MAAVQEARREPIQAVQVFGRKKTATAVAYCKRGHGVLRVNGRPLDLVEPRLLQYKLQEPILLLGKEKFSGVDIRVTVKGGGHVAQVYAIRQAISKALIAYYQKYVDEASKKEIKDILVQYDRSLMVADPRRCEPKKFGGPGARARYQKSYR